A genomic region of Raphanus sativus cultivar WK10039 chromosome 6, ASM80110v3, whole genome shotgun sequence contains the following coding sequences:
- the LOC130496262 gene encoding formin-like protein 4 produces the protein MPINKDPSTPPPVIGKIGPYTVFMTPPATPKPPESPSAVSQKPNLPPPVLPPPQQFKSVASSAPDGSVLGFFKNAATKVQNAHSSVDDHLVRWFGLNQSKYQWALDEYYEGKGSEMKSVKANEMPGKVQSA, from the exons ATGCCGATCAACAAAGACCCATCGACACCTCCGCCTGTCATCGGTAAAATCGGTCCTTACACCGTCTTCATGACTCCTCCGGCGACTCCAAAACCACCTGAATCTCCTTCCGCCGTCTCTCAGAAGCCCAACCTTCCACCGCCGGTTCTTCCACCGCCTCAGCAGTTTAAATCGGTGGCTTCCTCTGCACCGGACGGCTCTGTTTTGGGGTTCTTCAAAAACGCCGCCACAAAGGTTCAAAATG CACATTCAAGTGTGGATGATCATTTGGTGAGATGGTTTGGCTTAAACCAATCTAAGTACCAGTGGGCTTTGGACGAGTATTACGAAGGCAAAGGATCT GAAATGAAGAGCGTTAAAGCAAATGAGATGCCTGGGAAAGTACAAAGCGCATAA
- the LOC108836356 gene encoding uncharacterized protein LOC108836356 translates to MIRGGRSYATSPPSFSNDAKKLLVCTGNTVSVFSAATGLQITSLEGHTALVTTLIVVPASNPAQKILCYCWTASLDGTIRHWDFSGAELLKTIDAQLPIYSMVIPSLLSEPQQSDSSKLVAYVSVEDTSLVREGSTELRGHIRRFNLAKDRLPRGDTLKETEEPKSIVISPSGEFFGIRHKCKIHVWDVPSGGSRNAVSKKMTLHHTKAINAFAFHPTERIIAAGDVTGRVLIWRGFGNRKLALGSQKKNARSMADLDNPGVRDGDDAESCTTWHWHSAEVNVLNFSSDGAYLYSGGREGVLVVWQLDTGKKKFLPRIGSPLLYFIWSPEPTLSSVVCADNQIHLLKMPSMEISRTISGIKPPPSLPKMYEGLSSTVAFDRSSGIAALCTENYCVQLYNLLNDRGISEVQVCERNHQPGDEVTVVVTAVALSLDGSAMSTTEVKLPEDGIGGLVSLKFWESEPDNKTFTLSTIVYEPHKDAGVSAIAFHPTRSMAVSTSFGGDFKIWVCKDKDKDSSWICHAVGSYKKKPMTAAAFSGDGTVLAVAAENVITLWNPDKNILLSVLGATLTPITKLCFAGKSEFLVAASNFPKPELSVWNTSKLSLSWSYGLRIEAITSTVDSSTFAVLALVPKTFKKSKSKKNVFRGRDGAILLFNGSDPKPVSIWTVMKAQGGSISFLEGDDKSQLRLAYVNGSHEYVVFDPNSDETHERSAIDYEGLVGDEETGDFGYTSLYGQLPDYDKKRKEDTESLATPFISSERPWETIFSGSTLNFPPLQKLCGDFFESLMEKSNSVVE, encoded by the exons ATGATTCGCGGCGGTAGAAGCTACGCGACATCACCTCCCTCCTTCTCCAACGACGCAAAGAAGCTTCTCGTCTGCACAGGCAACACCGTCTCCGTTTTCAGCGCCGCCACTGGCTTACAG aTTACTTCTCTTGAAGGTCACACAGCTCTAGTCACGACTCTCATCGTTGTTCCTGCTTCAAACCCTGCTCAGAAGATCCTCTGTTATTGCTGGACTGCGTCTCTTGACGGTACGATTCGTCACTGGGACTTCTCAGGAGCTGAGCTTTTGAAAACCATTGATGCCCAACTTCCCATTTACTCTATG GTCATTCCTTCTCTATTGAGTGAGCCTCAACAAAGTGACTCTAGTAAGTTAGTTGCTTATGTTTCTGTTGAGGATACTAGTCTGGTTAGAGAAGGTTCCACTGAGTTGCGTGGACACATTCGGAGGTTTAACCTTGCTAAAGACCGTCTTCCTCGTGGAGATACCTTGAAAGAG ACGGAAGAGCCAAAGTCTATAGTTATCAGTCCCTCTGGAGAGTTTTTCGGAATCCGCCACAAGTGCAAGATCCATGTGTGGGATGTTCCTTCTGGAGGGTCGAGGAACGCAGTTTCCAAGAAGATGACGTTGCATCACACTAAGGCTATCAATGCTTTTGCGTTTCATCCCACGGAGAGGATTATAGCTGCTGGGGATGTGACTGGAAGAGTGTTGATTTGGAGAGGGTTTGGTAATAGAAAACTTGCATTGGGTAGTCAAAAGAAGAATGCTAGATCAATGGCTGATTTGGATAACCCTGGGGTGAGAGATGGGGATGATGCTGAGTCTTGCACTACTTGGCATTGGCACTCTGCTGAAGTTAATGTCCTTAACTTCTCTTCAGATGGAGCTTATTTGTATTCAG GGGGAAGGGAAGGGGTGCTTGTCGTTTGGCAGCTAGACACTGGGAAGAAGAAGTTTTTACCAAGGATAGGGTCTCCCTTGTTGTACTTCATCTGGTCTCCAGAACCAACTCTTTCTTCT GTGGTTTGTGCAGACAACCAGATCCATTTGCTTAAAATGCCTTCCATGGAGATCTCAAGGACCATTTCTGGAATCAAG cCTCCCCCATCACTGCCTAAGATGTATGAAGGCTTGTCTAGTACTGTTGCTTTTGATAGATCTTCTGGCATTGCTGCTTTGTGCACAGAGAATTATTGTGTTCAGCTATACAATCTCCTTAATGACCGGGGGATTTCAGAG GTTCAAGTTTGTGAGAGAAACCATCAACCAGGCGATGAAGTCACA GTTGTGGTGACAGCGGTTGCTCTCTCCCTTGATGGGTCAGCGATGAGTACAACTGAAGTGAAACTTCCGGAAGATGGCATAGGAGGCTTAGTGTCCCTTAAGTTTTGGGAGTCTGAACCAGACAACAAAACTTTCACCTTATCCACAATCGTATACGAACCTCACAA GGATGCTGGTGTCTCAGCCATTGCCTTCCACCCTACCCGTTCCATGGCTGTTAGTACATCGTTTGGTGGTGACTTCAAG ATTTGGGTTTGCAAGGACAAGGACAAGGACTCTAGCTGGATATGCCATGCAGTTGGCTCTTACAA GAAGAAGCCAATGACTGCTGCTGCTTTCTCTGGAGATGGCACTGTTCTGGCTGTTGCAGCTGAGAATGTCATTACTCTTTGGAATCCGGACAAGAACATTCTCCTCTCTGTTTTAGGAGCGACTCTTACG CCAATCACAAAGCTCTGTTTCGCTGGGAAGTCTGAGTTCCTTGTTGCTGCATCTAATTTTCCAAAACCTGAACTATCTGTTTGGAACACATCAAAGCTATCTTTATCATGGTCATATGGATTACGCATTGAAG CTATCACTTCCACAGTGGATTCATCCACTTTTGCTGTCTTGGCTTTGGTcccaaaaacttttaaaaagagTAAATCTAAGAAGAATGTCTTCCGCGGTAGAGATGGTGCCATTCTCTTGTTTAACGGATCAGACCCTAAGCCTGTATCTATATGGACCGTGATGAAG GCTCAGGGAGGATCAATCTCGTTTCTTGAAGGAGACGACAAGTCTCAGCTTCGTCTTGCGTATGTAAATGGAAGCCATGAGTATGTTGTTTTCGATCCCAATAGTGATGAGACACACGAGCGTAGTGCTATTGATTACGAGGGTCTTGTTGGTGACGAAGAGACAG gagattttggatACACATCGCTGTACGGACAGTTGCCTGACTAtgacaagaagagaaaggagGATACTGAGTCGTTGGCGACACCGTTTATATCGTCAGAGAGACCGTGGGAAACGATATTCAGCGGTTCAACACTAAACTTCCCGCCTCTTCAGAAGTTATGTGGTGACTTCTTTGAGTCACTAATGGAGAAAAGTAACTCTGTTGTGGAGTGA